In Bdellovibrionales bacterium, the following proteins share a genomic window:
- a CDS encoding efflux RND transporter permease subunit, producing the protein MINPHLDQWTPLIAAGVSIMPSDLTDISRIATQGRSLGQWALNDRMYDMILTYPQGTIQEPEDLKAFPLGIKNKIIPLGALAQIYSQEGESPRFRRNQQDVVLLSAKQDKGNEDKPEEAVRSATSVLKEWIKQNKEAMGPVTVQFEDAQFELNDALKQLGWAVALSILLIFVTMVIQLGDVVSSLLVLVAIPLGFIGVISSLFVFQSTLSLNSVLGVILLNGISVANSIILVDFFNKLMKAGKGITESALEAARARLRPILMTSLTTTIGMLPIAFGLGDGGRVLQPLGIAVSGGLWISMLFTLYFVPSLQVAYWKFRKKRLSVKGISLASLESPEAIQ; encoded by the coding sequence GTGATCAATCCTCATTTGGATCAATGGACACCCCTCATTGCAGCAGGTGTGTCCATCATGCCGTCTGACCTGACTGATATTTCGAGGATTGCAACACAAGGTCGCTCTCTGGGGCAGTGGGCTCTGAATGATCGAATGTACGATATGATTTTGACCTATCCGCAGGGTACAATTCAGGAACCGGAGGATCTAAAGGCCTTTCCTCTTGGAATCAAAAATAAGATTATTCCGCTTGGTGCCCTTGCTCAGATTTACAGTCAGGAAGGCGAATCGCCTCGGTTTCGCAGAAATCAACAGGATGTCGTATTGCTCTCGGCAAAACAGGATAAGGGAAATGAAGATAAGCCAGAAGAAGCTGTTCGTTCTGCCACGTCCGTTCTAAAGGAATGGATCAAACAGAACAAGGAAGCGATGGGACCTGTGACAGTTCAATTTGAGGATGCACAATTTGAACTCAACGATGCCCTTAAACAATTAGGTTGGGCGGTGGCACTTTCGATATTACTGATTTTTGTGACGATGGTGATTCAGTTGGGTGATGTTGTGAGCTCATTATTGGTGCTGGTTGCTATTCCATTAGGATTTATCGGCGTCATTTCTTCCTTGTTTGTGTTTCAGAGTACACTCTCTCTTAACTCGGTTTTAGGAGTCATTCTACTCAATGGAATTTCCGTGGCAAATAGCATTATTCTCGTCGATTTTTTTAACAAGCTCATGAAGGCTGGAAAAGGTATCACAGAATCAGCGCTTGAAGCAGCGAGGGCGCGGTTACGCCCCATCCTCATGACATCTCTGACGACCACCATTGGAATGTTGCCGATTGCCTTTGGTTTGGGAGATGGAGGACGAGTTTTGCAGCCGCTTGGGATTGCCGTGAGCGGTGGCCTTTGGATTTCTATGTTGTTTACGCTCTACTTTGTTCCATCTCTGCAGGTCGCCTATTGGAAATTTCGCAAGAAGAGGTTGTCTGTGAAGGGGATTTCGCTCGCAAGCCTTGAATCTCCCGAGGCGATCCAATGA
- a CDS encoding TolC family protein, with protein MSHRDRKISFLFFSVFICVIVILLPFNSRVSAEEDQSHEDSQTSSQNPNRKLKFAEALRRMEERSTELEAQRIQIKKIESDHLASRANFVPSLEAQLSDLQVTRPGFSRTQAGMLVGRVNLFRSGADLASFRSSRLAVSREKELLKQSELDAEQKNVNLLIEYFQSAFQMKLAENILKLSEELDTIEEARYRRGLIPLQESQRSKVEKSNALARLSDAKSGLEEIKSKLVGELGADEVELVWPWKEILTSIALDGFSAKKLNLSLSPVWRATQVLVEKEEELLRSKFRYFLPSIDLTMGYGYPDYDRSRDLHSETTLTVTIPLFDLGKHAGYELQLQEKSLAMVTEEKVKRNIQVEWEQTQTNLIEAIKSAKEREESLQLAKNLHQDNKRRLQAGRSSMNDILVDQNRLIEAERLSIDGWVKSHLLYSKFCHLLGKRGGQDCFQ; from the coding sequence ATGAGTCATCGAGACCGAAAAATCTCTTTCCTGTTTTTCTCTGTTTTTATCTGTGTCATCGTGATCCTCCTTCCATTTAATTCCAGAGTGTCAGCTGAAGAAGATCAGTCCCATGAGGATTCCCAGACTTCTTCGCAAAATCCTAATAGGAAGCTTAAGTTTGCCGAAGCACTCAGACGAATGGAGGAGAGAAGTACAGAGCTTGAGGCTCAGCGAATTCAGATCAAGAAAATCGAATCGGATCATTTGGCTTCAAGAGCTAATTTTGTTCCATCCCTCGAGGCTCAGCTTTCGGATTTACAAGTGACTCGTCCGGGTTTTTCTAGAACTCAAGCAGGGATGCTGGTTGGTCGAGTTAATCTATTTAGATCTGGAGCTGATTTGGCTTCATTTAGAAGCTCACGACTTGCTGTTTCTCGTGAAAAGGAATTGTTGAAGCAATCAGAATTGGATGCTGAACAAAAAAATGTGAATTTGTTAATCGAATATTTTCAATCTGCCTTTCAGATGAAATTGGCCGAGAACATACTCAAGCTGAGCGAAGAACTTGATACCATTGAAGAGGCACGTTACCGTCGAGGTTTGATTCCTTTGCAGGAGTCTCAAAGATCAAAAGTTGAAAAGAGCAATGCTCTGGCAAGACTGAGCGATGCCAAGTCTGGCTTGGAAGAGATTAAATCCAAATTAGTTGGCGAACTAGGGGCAGATGAAGTGGAACTGGTTTGGCCATGGAAGGAGATATTGACTTCCATCGCTCTGGATGGATTTTCGGCTAAGAAGTTGAATCTATCGCTCTCTCCAGTCTGGCGAGCCACGCAGGTGTTGGTTGAAAAGGAAGAAGAATTACTCAGATCAAAATTTCGCTATTTTTTACCCTCAATTGATTTGACGATGGGATATGGTTATCCTGATTATGACAGGAGCAGAGACCTTCACTCTGAAACGACGCTCACTGTGACGATCCCTCTTTTTGATCTCGGCAAACATGCTGGGTATGAACTGCAACTTCAAGAGAAATCACTTGCAATGGTGACAGAAGAGAAAGTGAAACGAAATATTCAAGTTGAGTGGGAGCAAACGCAAACCAATTTGATCGAGGCCATCAAGTCGGCTAAGGAACGTGAGGAAAGCCTTCAGTTAGCGAAGAATCTTCATCAGGACAACAAGAGGCGACTGCAGGCTGGCCGCAGTAGCATGAATGACATTTTGGTTGATCAAAATCGGCTGATCGAAGCGGAGCGTTTGTCTATCGATGGGTGGGTGAAGTCACACCTCTTGTACTCCAAGTTTTGTCACCTCCTTGGAAAAAGGGGAGGTCAAGATTGTTTTCAGTAG
- a CDS encoding nitroreductase family protein, with product MNCSFKDGGNILTKIPGTRYRETAAETNWTEFEKVIRSRRSVRVYTGEAIPEVIVQNCIDMALLAPNSSNLQPWEFHRVISKEKKVLLVQACLGQSAARTAAELIVCVARIKTWKRNARQNLEFYESHSDPPKSVLAYYQKIVPLVYGQGPGGIFGFIKRPLLWLVGFFRPIPRAPVGKADMRIWAHKSTALACENLMLAFRAAGFDTCPMEGMDENRIRRILKLDHDAEVCMVISAGRRAENGVYGPQIRFSRDQFVKQV from the coding sequence ATGAATTGTTCTTTTAAAGATGGTGGAAATATTCTAACCAAAATCCCAGGGACAAGATATCGCGAAACTGCCGCTGAGACAAACTGGACAGAGTTTGAAAAAGTAATCCGTAGTCGCCGAAGCGTTCGCGTGTATACGGGAGAAGCCATTCCCGAAGTGATCGTACAGAATTGCATTGATATGGCTTTGCTCGCACCCAATTCGTCAAATTTGCAACCTTGGGAATTCCATCGAGTTATTTCTAAGGAGAAGAAGGTCTTGCTGGTTCAAGCTTGTTTGGGACAGAGCGCGGCGCGTACGGCGGCCGAGTTGATCGTCTGTGTGGCGCGTATTAAGACTTGGAAGCGAAACGCCCGCCAAAACCTTGAATTTTATGAGTCTCATTCGGATCCGCCAAAATCTGTGCTGGCCTATTATCAAAAAATTGTGCCACTCGTTTATGGTCAGGGACCAGGTGGAATTTTTGGGTTTATAAAAAGGCCCCTGCTTTGGTTAGTTGGATTTTTTCGACCGATTCCGCGCGCACCTGTAGGAAAGGCCGATATGCGAATTTGGGCTCACAAAAGCACAGCTCTTGCCTGTGAAAATTTGATGTTGGCCTTCCGAGCGGCGGGTTTTGATACTTGTCCGATGGAGGGGATGGACGAAAATCGAATAAGAAGAATTCTAAAATTGGATCATGATGCCGAGGTGTGCATGGTTATCAGTGCCGGCCGTCGCGCTGAGAACGGCGTATACGGACCTCAGATTCGATTTTCTCGAGATCAGTTTGTAAAGCAAGTCTAG
- a CDS encoding sigma 54-interacting transcriptional regulator, which yields MALQEKLLRVLQEKKIRRVGENQYNPVNCRIISATHKDLFLEVQKGIS from the coding sequence TTGGCTTTGCAGGAAAAGCTTTTGCGAGTTTTACAAGAAAAGAAAATTAGGCGTGTTGGTGAGAATCAATATAATCCGGTCAATTGTCGAATTATTTCAGCAACTCATAAGGACTTGTTCCTAGAAGTTCAAAAGGGGATTTCGTGA
- a CDS encoding fibronectin type III domain-containing protein: MSSFFSELETLSLAPCLSTRREATDSQQIFLTTLFFAIIIFLMGCDNTIKGTMGKSDAEVGGVHSKLIMYSGSSLTLSLAEGDSYSISVSFNRRSAKDLSVDWTVGGSGQFTTHQGSVLISPNSSGFEINLSTIDDSVSEGTKYYSMFILGPPFEFQNSILLLVELIDDDTSPPPNPASPSVIIDSTSSMTLSWVSGGGTTVDYRIAYQPGGTAPVNCNSGTVVSESSISGTSHQVTGLAPSTQYSFRICSVNGNDTPDVSSGVTVSGVTNTPADTTGPGAVIWSFKPDKLNSLATEKVFLSWSGQGIDAESGVRDYRVEQFSNGNCSGSPASTVAQAEASGWYNLSMGANSIRVTAYDKANNLGTPDCSGGLNLVAAGPMVTGFGTNGVKFFDTSYGSSGFVDSLALSNDQIVVCGNFYVGSRSRPLLGKLNTDGSWDTSFGENGTGYRGLLLPLNQGSESVCEKIDLQTDGKIIQGGWDEGQGLGFVARYSSSGVLDGTFGDGGLKILQLGSTRTRIQAVRVLSSGKIAAAGIINDGANDDAVVLMLKANGEFDTTFNGTGFMSFDNSGLETRALAVAEGPNDSILVAGETNSSNQIFVARINSAGSLDSGFGSGGITVSDPSGGGDQLYDLKVLGDGRLLAAGTSSWCGLLVRYDQNGALDATYGTGGFASECSASEVFYRVFPVSGGKALAIGSDSLFVARFLSDGSLDIGFGNSGINELWSPNSNARGLSGVILSTGEIFVVGYGWVNRLDGETLVGVYNSDGTVLGSFGVSGLRSYMNFGKAQETLSSLKVMPITDKIVLGFSVEDSSNGFNYGLLRTDLNGVLDATFASGGKGIFDVSNGAGDNFDQLMNMFLHADGTLTAAGIGWQNGSDMSVARWTPAGIFDITLNGTGQKNLNQAGGQNSFGMTVQSDGKTILTGYSGSDVRVARLNTDGSFDTSFNGTGYATTNFGSTTWEGGYAVAVQTDGMVVTVGAKDEDAGVIARYTTGGVLDTGFNTTGKITVDRGGREFLTDLSIQVDGKILTFGIEGANFVLSRYNTDGSVDTSFGGSLGYTRITLPGGPTECDSARMLVLSDGSIILTGSVRYSGVYRDIVVARLTASGVLHSSFNGGAGILVLNLGGHDDSAVEAGEMSDGSVVVGFRTNRDIQYDIGVLKISPNL, encoded by the coding sequence TTGAGTTCATTTTTTTCTGAACTTGAGACATTGAGCTTAGCTCCTTGTCTGTCGACGAGGCGAGAAGCCACTGATAGTCAGCAAATTTTCCTAACCACATTGTTTTTTGCCATTATCATTTTTTTGATGGGATGTGATAACACCATCAAGGGGACGATGGGCAAATCTGATGCAGAGGTTGGAGGAGTCCATAGTAAGCTTATTATGTATAGTGGTTCATCGCTAACCTTGTCTCTAGCTGAGGGGGATTCCTATTCCATTTCTGTGTCATTTAATAGAAGGTCAGCAAAAGATCTGAGCGTAGATTGGACTGTGGGTGGAAGTGGCCAGTTTACGACTCATCAGGGATCTGTTTTGATTTCTCCAAACTCTTCCGGTTTTGAAATCAACCTGTCAACGATTGATGACTCTGTGAGTGAGGGAACTAAATACTATTCGATGTTTATCCTTGGACCGCCATTTGAGTTTCAAAACAGCATTCTTTTGCTTGTTGAATTGATCGACGATGATACCAGCCCTCCCCCAAATCCCGCTTCCCCTTCGGTCATTATCGACTCGACTTCGAGCATGACTCTCTCTTGGGTTTCGGGAGGTGGAACCACGGTCGATTATCGCATCGCCTACCAACCGGGAGGAACTGCTCCTGTAAATTGCAACTCCGGAACTGTCGTATCTGAATCCTCAATTAGCGGAACGTCACATCAGGTTACAGGTCTTGCTCCATCGACACAGTATTCGTTCCGTATTTGTTCGGTCAATGGGAATGACACCCCTGACGTATCGAGTGGCGTTACGGTTTCAGGGGTGACGAATACTCCTGCCGATACAACAGGGCCTGGAGCTGTCATCTGGAGTTTTAAGCCAGACAAATTGAACTCTCTTGCGACCGAAAAAGTATTTTTGTCTTGGTCAGGTCAGGGGATAGATGCAGAATCAGGTGTTCGCGACTATCGCGTCGAGCAGTTTAGCAACGGAAATTGCTCGGGATCGCCCGCATCCACAGTTGCTCAAGCTGAAGCCAGTGGATGGTACAATCTTTCGATGGGAGCGAATTCAATCCGCGTTACAGCTTACGATAAAGCGAATAACCTGGGAACCCCGGATTGCTCGGGTGGTTTGAACCTCGTGGCTGCTGGTCCCATGGTAACGGGTTTTGGAACAAACGGGGTGAAGTTTTTTGACACTTCGTATGGCAGTTCTGGGTTTGTGGATTCTCTTGCACTTTCAAATGATCAGATTGTAGTCTGTGGGAATTTTTATGTCGGATCGAGATCTCGGCCCCTCTTAGGAAAACTTAACACCGACGGCAGCTGGGATACCTCATTTGGTGAAAACGGAACTGGTTATCGCGGTCTTCTGCTACCCTTGAATCAGGGCAGCGAATCAGTGTGTGAGAAGATTGATCTGCAGACCGACGGTAAAATAATTCAAGGCGGCTGGGATGAAGGTCAAGGCCTTGGGTTTGTTGCGAGGTACAGTTCAAGTGGAGTTCTGGATGGAACTTTTGGAGATGGAGGCTTGAAGATTCTGCAATTAGGATCAACCCGGACAAGAATCCAGGCAGTTAGAGTGCTCTCGAGCGGAAAAATCGCAGCTGCTGGAATTATCAATGACGGTGCAAATGACGATGCCGTGGTATTGATGTTGAAAGCGAACGGAGAATTTGACACCACATTCAATGGAACGGGATTTATGTCATTTGATAATTCCGGTCTTGAGACTCGGGCTCTTGCAGTGGCTGAGGGGCCGAATGATTCGATTCTGGTCGCGGGTGAAACAAATTCATCTAATCAGATATTTGTCGCTCGAATCAATTCGGCAGGGAGTCTTGATTCTGGTTTCGGTTCGGGTGGGATAACCGTATCTGATCCATCAGGAGGGGGCGATCAGCTATACGATTTAAAAGTTTTGGGAGACGGCAGGTTGTTGGCGGCAGGGACTTCTTCCTGGTGTGGTCTCCTTGTCCGATACGATCAAAATGGCGCTCTTGATGCGACCTATGGAACAGGCGGGTTTGCCTCCGAATGTAGTGCTTCAGAAGTTTTTTATAGGGTCTTTCCTGTGAGTGGGGGGAAGGCACTGGCCATTGGGTCGGACTCCTTGTTTGTTGCCCGTTTTTTATCAGACGGGAGCCTTGATATAGGATTTGGAAATAGTGGAATCAATGAGCTGTGGTCACCTAACTCAAATGCCAGGGGACTTAGCGGGGTGATATTGAGCACTGGAGAAATTTTTGTGGTAGGGTATGGGTGGGTCAATCGTTTGGACGGTGAAACTCTTGTTGGCGTGTACAATAGTGACGGAACCGTGCTTGGCAGTTTTGGTGTGAGCGGATTACGAAGTTACATGAATTTTGGAAAGGCTCAGGAAACCTTATCTAGTTTGAAGGTGATGCCGATTACCGATAAGATCGTTTTGGGATTTTCGGTTGAGGACTCTTCCAATGGATTTAACTACGGCCTGTTGCGAACAGATTTGAACGGAGTTTTAGATGCCACTTTCGCCAGCGGAGGAAAAGGTATTTTCGATGTTTCCAACGGGGCTGGAGATAATTTTGATCAACTCATGAACATGTTTCTTCATGCCGACGGAACGCTGACAGCCGCAGGGATAGGTTGGCAAAATGGTTCCGATATGTCAGTAGCGAGGTGGACTCCTGCCGGAATTTTTGACATCACATTAAATGGAACTGGCCAGAAAAACTTGAACCAAGCTGGCGGGCAAAATTCTTTCGGCATGACCGTTCAGTCTGATGGAAAGACAATTCTCACCGGTTACAGTGGGTCGGACGTGCGAGTGGCGCGGTTGAATACAGACGGGTCCTTTGATACATCTTTTAATGGAACAGGATATGCGACCACAAATTTTGGAAGTACGACCTGGGAAGGGGGGTATGCAGTTGCCGTTCAGACGGATGGTATGGTTGTCACTGTGGGAGCGAAAGATGAGGATGCCGGGGTTATAGCTCGATACACAACAGGAGGGGTCTTAGATACGGGATTTAATACAACGGGAAAGATCACGGTCGATCGAGGAGGCCGAGAATTCTTGACCGATCTATCAATTCAAGTCGATGGTAAGATACTGACTTTTGGAATTGAGGGCGCAAATTTTGTTTTGTCTCGATATAATACCGATGGATCTGTGGACACCTCGTTTGGAGGCTCATTGGGGTACACTCGAATTACTTTGCCTGGAGGTCCAACAGAATGTGACAGCGCACGCATGCTTGTCCTGAGTGACGGTTCTATTATTCTGACGGGTTCAGTCAGGTACAGCGGAGTCTATCGGGATATTGTGGTGGCAAGATTAACAGCGTCGGGTGTCTTGCATTCATCCTTTAATGGAGGTGCTGGAATTCTCGTTTTAAATCTCGGTGGGCACGATGATAGCGCCGTTGAAGCCGGAGAAATGAGTGACGGGAGTGTGGTCGTTGGCTTTAGAACGAACCGCGACATTCAATATGATATCGGAGTTTTAAAGATTTCGCCAAATCTTTGA
- a CDS encoding DUF547 domain-containing protein, translating into MKWSDVLKKYQNNQGYVSYKKLKEDISLDKKHDFYLYLTEIQAVKQPEYDRWTNDEKKAFLINSYNALTLKLIVEHYPVASIKKIGGFFTKPWSIEFFSLLDGRIKKLDPIEHEWLRPTFKDYRIHAAVNCASVSCPPLRNEAFVPSQLEAQLDDQMKLWLNDKTRNQISYQKKVFKISKIFDWYKADFEDWGGGVAEVIAKYVANPLRRDVSSQIKVQYLPYNWDLNEAK; encoded by the coding sequence GTGAAGTGGTCCGATGTATTGAAAAAATATCAGAACAATCAGGGGTACGTGAGTTATAAAAAGTTGAAGGAAGATATATCCCTTGATAAGAAGCATGATTTTTATCTGTATCTCACTGAAATTCAGGCGGTGAAGCAGCCCGAGTATGATCGCTGGACCAATGATGAGAAGAAAGCGTTTCTGATTAATTCATACAACGCACTCACTTTAAAATTAATTGTCGAGCATTATCCTGTCGCGAGCATTAAGAAAATCGGTGGATTCTTTACGAAGCCGTGGAGCATCGAGTTTTTCTCGCTCCTTGACGGAAGAATCAAGAAGCTTGATCCAATCGAACACGAGTGGTTGCGCCCGACCTTTAAAGACTATCGCATTCATGCAGCCGTAAATTGTGCCTCAGTATCGTGTCCTCCGCTTCGGAATGAGGCTTTTGTCCCATCTCAATTAGAGGCCCAACTTGATGATCAAATGAAGCTATGGCTCAACGATAAGACCCGAAACCAAATAAGTTACCAAAAGAAGGTATTTAAGATTTCAAAAATATTTGATTGGTACAAGGCGGATTTTGAAGATTGGGGTGGCGGAGTGGCCGAGGTGATAGCAAAATATGTGGCCAATCCTTTGCGTCGGGACGTGTCCAGTCAGATTAAAGTTCAATATTTGCCTTATAACTGGGACCTCAACGAGGCGAAGTGA
- a CDS encoding chemotaxis protein CheB, producing the protein MKKQTSRKISVRKVPGAGPLPEKVRPQAVRRAKSSSPASHQKQSERANFPIAAIGFSAGGLQALKDVFSYLPVETGMAFVIIQHLDPKHGSMSREILSRSTKMPVIVIEEGMRVRPNHVYVIPPNCNLGLSDGGRLQILPRAETRGQHMPLDFFFRRLAEERKSQAIGVVLSGTASDGTQGLIAIKNEGGITLVQDPRTSKFDGMPRSAIASGAVDLICPPKGIAAELARIARHSYVASRTGKKIRLLLMRSLKAWLRFFLSFELIQVLTLPITKIARFKDAWLEECCFKRLRTSRNMRTILKKILAR; encoded by the coding sequence ATGAAAAAGCAGACCTCTCGAAAGATCTCTGTGCGCAAAGTTCCTGGTGCAGGTCCACTGCCTGAGAAGGTGAGACCTCAAGCAGTGAGGAGGGCTAAATCTTCCAGTCCTGCCTCGCATCAAAAACAATCCGAGCGAGCTAATTTTCCAATTGCTGCCATCGGTTTCTCAGCAGGTGGATTGCAGGCACTTAAAGACGTATTCTCTTACCTTCCTGTCGAAACAGGAATGGCATTTGTGATCATACAGCACCTTGACCCGAAGCATGGGAGTATGTCACGAGAGATTCTTTCCAGGTCAACGAAAATGCCCGTTATAGTGATTGAGGAGGGAATGCGGGTACGACCCAATCATGTTTACGTGATCCCACCAAATTGTAATTTAGGTCTTTCAGATGGGGGGCGTTTGCAGATTCTACCCCGCGCTGAAACGCGTGGCCAGCATATGCCCCTGGATTTCTTTTTTAGAAGGCTCGCGGAGGAGCGCAAGAGTCAGGCTATTGGGGTTGTCTTGTCTGGAACGGCTTCCGATGGAACGCAGGGATTGATTGCGATTAAGAATGAAGGTGGCATCACGCTTGTTCAGGATCCTCGAACGTCGAAATTTGACGGGATGCCTCGAAGTGCTATTGCTTCCGGAGCCGTTGACTTGATTTGTCCTCCCAAAGGAATTGCGGCTGAACTTGCTCGAATTGCCAGGCACTCCTATGTCGCCTCTAGGACGGGGAAAAAGATAAGATTGCTCCTCATGAGAAGCCTGAAAGCCTGGCTAAGATTTTTTCTCTCCTTCGAGCTCATACAGGTGTTAACTTTGCCCATTACAAAAATAGCACGATTCAAAGACGCTTGGCTCGAAGAATGTTGCTTCAAAAGACTGAGGACCTCAAGGAATATGCGGACTATCTTGAAAAAAATCCTGGCGAGGTGA